Proteins encoded within one genomic window of Lysinibacillus louembei:
- a CDS encoding HK97 gp10 family phage protein — MAKVKVNYKQLERLQRRISKFAQVDLDAFCEAMAKELAARMLAKVIKRTPVGEYTDGRVGGNLRRGWTASSEREAELSATFGGGTGASKFAQSLTVKKSGNNYEIEITNPVSYASYVEYGHRTRNLKGWVPGRFMMTISADELEQQAPAIIERKLKAKLMEVFK, encoded by the coding sequence ATGGCAAAAGTAAAGGTAAATTACAAACAGTTGGAGCGATTGCAACGGCGCATTAGTAAGTTTGCCCAAGTGGATTTAGACGCCTTTTGTGAGGCTATGGCGAAGGAGTTAGCAGCTCGAATGCTTGCAAAAGTAATCAAGCGTACTCCTGTTGGTGAGTATACGGATGGGCGTGTTGGTGGAAATTTAAGACGAGGATGGACTGCTAGTAGCGAGAGAGAGGCTGAACTCTCAGCTACTTTTGGCGGAGGTACAGGAGCTAGCAAATTTGCTCAGTCCTTGACTGTGAAGAAATCAGGTAATAATTACGAAATCGAAATTACAAATCCTGTAAGTTACGCGAGTTACGTTGAATATGGGCACCGCACACGAAACTTAAAGGGCTGGGTACCAGGGAGATTCATGATGACTATTTCGGCGGATGAACTAGAGCAACAAGCCCCAGCAATTATCGAACGAAAGCTAAAGGCAAAACTCATGGAGGTGTTCAAATAG
- a CDS encoding phage tail sheath family protein, giving the protein MALGGGFFLTQNKVLPGTYHNFISAARAFVNLSDRGYVGLPIVLDWGVDSEVFAVTQEDLQKDSRKIFGYDYTHDKLKGIRDVFKNAITVYFYKLAVDAVAAQNDFATAKYKGVRGNDITIVIQANVDEPTKFDVKTLLDGVTVDEQVAVTTAADLVANDYVTFKSGATLAVTAGTPLADGSNGTAITGGAHQEALDALEAYGFNTLGCLSSEPTIKSLYVEYTKRIRDQVGGKFQLVGHKLGTTDHEGVIDVQNDAMGDEVFAAVYWATGAQAGVPVNRSNTNKRYDGEFELDMSETKTQQQLIALIKNGKYVFHRVGDEVRVLEDINTFTSFTVDKNENFSMNQVIRVLDQIAIDTAALFNNRYLGKVPNDQDGRISLWNDIGAHRMELQRIRAVQNYNKDELTVEQGNSKKSVVVNEVVIPTVAMSQLYITTVVA; this is encoded by the coding sequence GTGGCATTAGGTGGAGGTTTCTTCTTAACACAAAATAAAGTGTTACCAGGCACGTATCATAATTTTATTAGTGCAGCACGTGCATTCGTGAACTTATCCGATCGCGGATATGTTGGGCTACCAATCGTTCTTGATTGGGGCGTAGATAGCGAAGTATTCGCTGTAACACAAGAGGATTTACAAAAGGACAGTCGTAAAATATTTGGCTACGATTACACGCACGATAAGCTAAAGGGTATTCGTGATGTATTCAAAAATGCGATTACGGTGTACTTTTATAAGCTTGCTGTAGATGCAGTAGCAGCTCAAAATGATTTTGCTACAGCTAAATACAAAGGTGTGCGAGGTAATGATATTACCATTGTGATTCAAGCAAATGTAGACGAGCCAACGAAGTTTGATGTAAAAACGCTATTAGATGGCGTTACGGTTGATGAACAGGTGGCAGTAACAACTGCTGCTGATTTAGTAGCAAATGATTATGTAACGTTTAAAAGTGGTGCAACACTTGCGGTTACAGCAGGTACACCATTAGCCGATGGCTCAAATGGCACAGCTATTACAGGTGGTGCCCATCAAGAGGCATTAGATGCACTAGAGGCTTACGGCTTTAATACACTAGGTTGCTTATCTTCAGAGCCAACAATTAAATCGCTGTACGTAGAGTATACGAAGCGTATTCGTGACCAAGTGGGAGGTAAATTCCAACTTGTAGGTCACAAACTCGGCACGACAGACCACGAGGGTGTTATCGATGTACAAAACGACGCGATGGGTGATGAAGTATTTGCTGCTGTCTATTGGGCAACAGGAGCACAAGCAGGCGTGCCGGTAAATCGTTCAAATACAAACAAACGCTATGACGGCGAATTTGAGCTAGATATGTCCGAAACAAAGACACAGCAACAACTTATCGCATTAATCAAAAATGGTAAATATGTGTTCCATCGCGTTGGTGATGAAGTGCGTGTACTTGAGGATATCAATACATTCACATCCTTCACAGTAGATAAAAATGAGAATTTCAGCATGAATCAAGTCATTCGTGTGCTTGATCAAATTGCCATTGACACGGCAGCTTTATTTAACAATCGCTATCTCGGCAAAGTACCGAACGACCAAGATGGCCGTATTTCACTTTGGAATGATATTGGCGCTCATCGCATGGAGCTACAGCGTATTCGAGCTGTTCAAAATTACAATAAGGATGAGCTTACTGTAGAACAAGGGAACTCTAAAAAATCTGTTGTAGTAAATGAGGTTGTCATTCCGACTGTTGCCATGTCGCAACTATACATTACTACTGTGGTAGCTTAA
- a CDS encoding phage tail terminator family protein encodes MDIIIAISRKLDAEFGEDCKKYIDQVPQNFETPSFFIQFLNLEHVQQIGKRWKITPLFNVQYFPLKGASESANMSLKVQQALKDIELLNGSIMLARGANSEVVDGIGHNFMRFDFFLQVVEQKTFMESLRHYENGERWGIVGEE; translated from the coding sequence ATGGATATTATCATCGCCATTTCTCGCAAATTAGATGCGGAATTTGGTGAGGATTGCAAAAAGTACATTGACCAAGTGCCCCAAAACTTTGAAACACCTTCATTTTTTATTCAGTTTTTAAACTTGGAGCACGTTCAGCAGATAGGTAAGCGATGGAAGATTACACCGTTGTTTAATGTGCAGTATTTCCCGCTTAAGGGAGCGTCAGAGAGCGCTAATATGAGCTTAAAGGTGCAACAAGCCCTAAAGGATATTGAGCTATTAAACGGCTCTATAATGCTTGCTAGAGGGGCTAACAGCGAGGTTGTGGACGGTATTGGTCATAACTTCATGCGGTTTGATTTTTTCTTGCAAGTTGTGGAACAAAAAACATTTATGGAATCGCTAAGACACTACGAAAACGGAGAGAGGTGGGGTATAGTTGGCGAAGAATGA
- a CDS encoding phage tail tube protein: MDKIGLLLPLDLQYFAETTMHARDAVSGAQGRAFVTIEGNRYLFAQLINLEANMEKTKTQVPIMGRTGKGNKATGWEGTGSATFHFNTSIFRQLLKRYKDTGQDIYFDIQVTNEDKSSTVGSQTTILIDCNLDGGIIASLDADADYLEDTIDFTFEDWDMPIEFATLPEMQ; encoded by the coding sequence ATGGATAAAATCGGATTATTGTTGCCGTTAGATTTACAATACTTCGCTGAAACAACAATGCATGCGCGTGATGCTGTCAGCGGTGCTCAAGGACGTGCATTCGTCACAATCGAGGGCAATCGCTATTTATTTGCGCAGCTAATCAATTTAGAAGCCAACATGGAGAAAACAAAAACGCAGGTGCCGATTATGGGCCGTACAGGTAAGGGGAACAAGGCTACAGGTTGGGAAGGTACAGGCTCAGCTACATTCCACTTCAATACATCAATTTTCCGCCAGCTGTTAAAGCGCTATAAAGATACAGGACAAGATATTTATTTTGATATTCAAGTGACGAATGAAGATAAATCTTCTACTGTAGGCAGCCAAACAACAATTTTAATTGACTGTAATCTTGATGGTGGTATTATTGCGTCACTCGATGCAGATGCAGATTATTTAGAGGACACAATCGACTTTACTTTCGAGGATTGGGATATGCCGATTGAGTTCGCTACCTTACCTGAAATGCAATAA